Proteins encoded by one window of Rutidosis leptorrhynchoides isolate AG116_Rl617_1_P2 chromosome 7, CSIRO_AGI_Rlap_v1, whole genome shotgun sequence:
- the LOC139858636 gene encoding ethylene-responsive transcription factor ERF061-like → MEENYPYNDIGSSLSNLILNSRDNTNTLDSIFTNCSPSVTSNEIRQPLGSSVYLKQRDLLQQFSKRNMGKHVVSYLSLKGETKFSDYCTNPYKKKHYRGVRQRHWGKWVAEIRLPQNRMRVWLGTYETAEAAAYVYDRAAYKLRGEYAQLNFPNVQDPNQMGLIGNTQKLNALRNAADAKIQAICQKLLKEKTNKKKKIKKKNKKSESGTRSTGCDEVMSSISCAGNEVMSSPSLSEDGFWKEDSGESMMVVGPITGESEFEECSLARLPSYDPDLIWAVLAN, encoded by the coding sequence ATGGAAGAAAATTATCCTTACAATGACATAGGATCTTCTCTTTCTAATCTAATTTTGAACAGTAGAGACAATACAAACACCTTAGATTCAATCTTTACTAACTGCTCACCATCGGTTACTTCAAACGAAATTCGTCAACCACTCGGCTCTTCGGTTTATTTAAAGCAAAGAGATTTACTTCAACAATTCTCCAAACGAAACATGGGAAAACATGTTGTATCGTATTTAAGTTTAAAAGGCGAAACGAAGTTTTCAGATTATTGTACTAATCCTTATAAAAAGAAGCATTATAGGGGAGTTAGGCAGAGGCATTGGGGTAAATGGGTGGCTGAAATTAGATTACCTCAAAATAGAATGAGGGTTTGGTTAGGTACTTATGAAACTGCTGAGGCTGCAGCCTATGTTTATGATCGAGCCGCTTATAAGTTACGAGGTGAGTACGCGCAGTTGAATTTCCCGAACGTACAGGACCCGAATCAGATGGGGTTAATTGGAAATACACAAAAGTTGAATGCTTTAAGAAATGCAGCAGATGCAAAGATTCAAGCAATATGTCAGAAACTGTTGAAGGAGAAAACGAACAAGAAGAAGAAGATTAAGAAGAAGAACAAGAAGAGTGAGAGTGGAACTCGAAGTACGGGTTGTGATGAGGTGATGTCATCGATATCGTGTGCTGGGAATGAAGTGATGTCATCGCCGAGTTTGTCTGAAGACGGGTTTTGGAAGGAAGATAGTGGTGAGTCAATGATGGTGGTGGGGCCGATTACAGGTGAATCAGAGTTTGAAGAATGCTCCCTTGCTCGATTGCCTTCGTATGATCCAGATTTGATTTGGGCGGTTTTAGCAAATTGA